From the genome of Chloroflexota bacterium, one region includes:
- a CDS encoding MFS transporter has product MSIESRNPAPASPGDAPPGRTPVAALRHRDFRTYWTGSVISSIGSQFTSVAIAWQIYEITNSPLQLGLIGLARGGPTLVLLLFGGLLADAINRRKLMMLTQIGQMCVSASLVLCTFAGVISPPVLYGASVLLALFGSFENPARQAMVPNLVPRHELTNALALNSSQRQVATIVGPSLAGLVLAAAGPVLCYAVDASSWLAMLAALLIMRPTAQIAAGRRAVSLQSLRQGLAFVWAHPVILSLMALDFGQNFFGNSRALLPIYARDILEVGPQGLGLLYTATSFGALGMAAFISVRPQVRRAGMCVLASVAVYGVFMALFAISHTFWLSFLMLAGAGASNSLSNVLRGTINQLITPDELRGRVTSVNSMFTNTGPQLGQFEAGTLASVVGAEGATLAGGLFVGALAVGLATGTVSVRRFEIGAVHRADATPAPDRAVRVERTGSGVR; this is encoded by the coding sequence GTGAGCATCGAATCGCGGAATCCGGCCCCGGCGTCTCCGGGTGATGCGCCACCGGGTCGCACACCGGTTGCCGCTTTGCGCCACCGGGACTTTCGCACGTACTGGACCGGATCCGTCATCTCGAGTATCGGAAGTCAGTTCACCTCGGTCGCCATCGCCTGGCAGATCTACGAGATTACGAACTCGCCCCTTCAGCTCGGGCTTATCGGTCTCGCCCGAGGTGGACCGACGCTGGTGCTGCTGCTCTTCGGCGGACTGCTGGCCGACGCCATCAACCGCCGCAAGCTGATGATGCTGACCCAAATCGGTCAGATGTGCGTTTCCGCCAGCCTCGTCCTCTGCACCTTTGCCGGCGTGATCTCGCCCCCCGTGCTGTACGGGGCAAGCGTGCTGCTCGCGCTGTTCGGATCATTCGAGAACCCGGCTCGGCAGGCGATGGTCCCGAATCTCGTGCCCCGTCACGAGCTGACGAATGCCCTGGCGCTGAACAGCTCCCAGCGCCAGGTGGCGACCATCGTCGGTCCGTCGCTCGCCGGCCTGGTCCTGGCAGCCGCCGGCCCGGTCCTGTGTTACGCGGTCGATGCAAGCTCGTGGCTCGCCATGCTGGCTGCGCTCCTCATCATGCGGCCGACGGCCCAGATCGCTGCGGGACGGCGCGCGGTATCGCTCCAGTCGTTGCGCCAGGGTCTCGCCTTTGTGTGGGCTCACCCCGTGATCCTCTCGCTCATGGCGCTCGATTTCGGGCAGAACTTCTTCGGCAACTCCCGGGCGCTCCTGCCCATTTACGCGCGCGACATCCTGGAAGTCGGTCCGCAAGGGCTCGGGCTCCTCTACACGGCGACCTCGTTCGGTGCGCTCGGGATGGCGGCGTTTATCAGTGTTCGGCCGCAGGTGCGCCGGGCGGGGATGTGCGTCCTTGCCAGCGTCGCCGTCTACGGCGTTTTCATGGCGCTCTTCGCCATTTCGCACACGTTCTGGCTCTCGTTCCTCATGCTCGCCGGGGCAGGGGCGTCCAACTCGTTGAGCAACGTACTCCGGGGGACCATCAACCAGCTCATCACACCGGACGAGCTGCGCGGGCGTGTCACCAGCGTGAACAGCATGTTCACCAACACCGGCCCGCAGCTTGGACAATTCGAGGCGGGGACGCTGGCATCCGTCGTGGGCGCGGAGGGGGCGACCCTGGCGGGAGGCCTCTTCGTGGGCGCCCTCGCCGTGGGGCTGGCGACCGGGACCGTATCGGTCCGTCGCTTTGAAATCGGGGCCGTCCATCGTGCGGACGCGACCCCCGCGCCTGACCGAG
- a CDS encoding cupin domain-containing protein, which yields MRERAREVQTHYDIQMERRAADVDDWERNRKVMAYARNLRMSYSPLRNASYGTLIGPGGQCPSRVIDTRMIEIEPGARTSTHRHTHSAELFCLEGEGYTVVNDRRATWGKWDAVYIPTNTWHYTVNTGNTPARFVSISDAPLFDLFHLDSMDDIGQAEPRGPFFPDTELQRIARAVEGKSGEYEAAILAAAENERRLATGTLVTHFKEQTLLLNKKGTRSTFLVDISQGFHGTGLSMVMFQIAPGGWQSKHRHGGEAVLFCVDGKGYSVIDGERHEWAAGDATLVSKWSWHQHFNADPDNIAVIIRMHMWESQYKLMSFCLYPLPMYEEPARLDGSDPSLWERHSVEA from the coding sequence GTGCGAGAGCGAGCGCGGGAGGTTCAAACTCACTACGACATCCAGATGGAGCGGCGCGCGGCCGACGTCGACGATTGGGAGCGAAATCGCAAGGTCATGGCGTACGCAAGGAATCTGCGCATGTCGTACTCCCCGCTGCGCAATGCCTCGTACGGCACCCTCATCGGGCCGGGCGGCCAGTGCCCGTCCCGCGTGATCGATACGCGAATGATCGAGATCGAGCCGGGCGCTCGCACGAGCACCCATCGGCACACGCACAGCGCCGAGTTGTTCTGTCTCGAAGGCGAAGGGTACACGGTCGTGAATGATCGGCGCGCAACGTGGGGTAAGTGGGACGCGGTGTACATTCCAACCAACACCTGGCACTACACGGTCAACACTGGGAACACGCCGGCGCGCTTCGTCAGCATCAGCGACGCCCCGCTCTTCGATCTGTTCCACCTTGACAGCATGGATGACATCGGCCAGGCCGAGCCCCGCGGTCCCTTCTTCCCGGACACCGAGCTGCAGCGGATTGCGCGAGCCGTAGAGGGAAAATCGGGGGAATACGAAGCCGCCATCCTCGCCGCCGCCGAGAACGAGCGCCGTTTGGCTACGGGGACGCTCGTGACTCACTTCAAGGAGCAGACGCTGCTTCTCAACAAGAAGGGGACGAGGAGCACGTTTCTCGTCGACATCAGCCAGGGTTTCCATGGCACCGGGCTGAGCATGGTGATGTTCCAGATAGCGCCAGGTGGCTGGCAATCGAAGCACCGCCACGGGGGTGAGGCGGTGCTGTTTTGCGTCGACGGCAAGGGCTACAGCGTCATCGACGGCGAGCGCCACGAGTGGGCCGCGGGCGATGCCACCCTGGTATCGAAATGGTCGTGGCACCAGCACTTCAACGCCGATCCAGACAACATTGCGGTGATCATCCGGATGCACATGTGGGAGAGCCAGTACAAGCTGATGAGCTTCTGTCTGTATCCGCTTCCCATGTACGAGGAGCCGGCGCGCCTCGATGGCAGCGATCCATCGCTCTGGGAACGACATTCGGTGGAAGCCTGA